The nucleotide window AGCAATGCTCTTACAGTCGTTCCAGCTGGAATTGCCGCATCAACATGGCTTAGTTTTTTAACAGGATTGCAAATTTCTAACTGAACTAATGGTGCATTTTGAATTATAGACTCTGGAATAGCGTTAACGCTAATAAACGGATCTCCATAATCATTTGATGGTTCTTTAAATTTTGCTTTTGTCTCTTGGAGTTCTAGGGTAAGTTTTTTTATATTTGTTTTTAATTCATGTTTCTCTTTTTCTTTTTCTAATTCTAATTTTTTTGAATCTTGAATTACTTGTTCTAAAAACTTTAACTTTTGGTCTAGAACTTTATTTTCTTGATCTATTCTAGCCATCCACAAATCTTGAGCATTCAAGTTATCACTTGGCAAATTAATTTTTTTGACAGAATCTTTAATATTAGATTTATTCTTTGGCTCGTCTGACAATGTATAAAACAATACAAAAACAACGATCACAGTTAAAAATATAGCAAGCTTATAAAGTAATTTTTGATTTTTAAGAATATTGGAGGTTTTATTACTCATATGCAGCCATAACTCCTAACACTTTGTTATAAGGCTCAATATGATTTTCTTCTAAAAAGACCCATTTAGTATTTTTATTTTTAACTTGCTCTTCAGTAATTAAAACGGGATATTTTTGATAATTACAAACTTCAAAAATATATAAAAATTCGCATGGTCCTTGCAATTTTAAAAAAGTTCGTCCCTGAACATTCTTCAAAGGGGTCCATGTAAAAGGATCAAAATCGACAAATTTGTAACCAGACGGAATTTTTCCTTTTAATATTTCTTCAATATTTGAACGAATTAACGTTAAAGACTCTTTAATTTCACAACAGCCATCGTCATCTTCAATTTCAGGTTCCGCAGTATTTCTTAAAATAATAACTTGTGAAGGAATATCACAAAAATTTATCTCGATGTCTTGAATTAATCCATCACTAGTAACAATTGAAATGGTAAATTTATCGCTCGCCCCCCTAGAGACAGCTTGAATAAAAACTTGTCCGCTATTTTCTTCAACAAACGAAATTATATTTTCATTAGGATAAATAACTTTTTTTATGGTGTTATTTTCAATAGCTATTCGATTATGATGCTTGTATGAAAAAGCACATTTCAAAGTTTCACTAGTATTAATGGTATGAAAGATAGCTCCAGAGAGATCGAAAGAATATAGGGATAGTAATAACAGAATATTTAATTTTACTAATTTCATGAATTATCTTTATTTATAATTAAATTGCTTAAAAGTAATCGAGATCCATCAAAGCAAAACTTCAAAATGTATGTTTCTTTCTCATTAGAGACTTGCTTTTGAGCAACATAGACAATTCGATTTCCGGTTATTTTTAATTCAAGATTTTTAGCATCCGCATTGATGTCGCAAGGCAGAAAAACATACGAAGCATTTTGCTTTTTTAACGCTTCTTCTTCGTTTAAAAGCTTATTTTTTAAAGGGCCTATAAAATCTGGAGAAGTGTATTTTAATATTACTTCTCTTTGCGATGTGGCAGAAGCTGACGATTTTTGTAAAATCTGTTGCGCTAAGAACACTCCAAATTGTTCTATGTAGGTAGAAGAAACTGAGTTAGTGTTAATCCAAAATTCTTTTTCAATCATTGGGGGTACAATGATTGTCTTTTCATTTTTAAAAAATAAAAATCCGATACTTAACGTTAGAGCAATTGAAAGAATTATAGAAACAGCAGCAAAAACATTCTTCTGAATTGTTAATTGTGATAAGTCCCTTTCTAAGGCTTTAACGTTCATAATGAAAATTCCCTCAAATGAGATTCAGGGATATTTTTGATTAATCCTGATTTCTTGAGTTGTTTTGAAGGAAAATGCCAATACATATATTGGCGTATATTTTGATACTTTAATTTTTTTTTAAAGCTATACCAAAAACACCAAATTATTATTCCAACCGGAAATAATAGAATGCTGTCGAAAATTGGGGCTAGCAACATCGGAACAATAATGATAAATGCTTCGCTTGCATTAAATATTAATATTCTTGGAGGGTTATCCATTGATCTCAAAATATATATTGATTTCATGGAAGTAGTGCTCCACTAATTGCCATTATTCCTTTAACAAATTTAGGCAAAAATGGAACGCAAAAAC belongs to Candidatus Rubidus massiliensis and includes:
- a CDS encoding type IV conjugative transfer system protein TraL; protein product: MKSIYILRSMDNPPRILIFNASEAFIIIVPMLLAPIFDSILLFPVGIIIWCFWYSFKKKLKYQNIRQYMYWHFPSKQLKKSGLIKNIPESHLREFSL
- a CDS encoding type-F conjugative transfer system secretin TraK, whose product is MKLVKLNILLLLSLYSFDLSGAIFHTINTSETLKCAFSYKHHNRIAIENNTIKKVIYPNENIISFVEENSGQVFIQAVSRGASDKFTISIVTSDGLIQDIEINFCDIPSQVIILRNTAEPEIEDDDGCCEIKESLTLIRSNIEEILKGKIPSGYKFVDFDPFTWTPLKNVQGRTFLKLQGPCEFLYIFEVCNYQKYPVLITEEQVKNKNTKWVFLEENHIEPYNKVLGVMAAYE
- a CDS encoding conjugal transfer pilus assembly protein TraE, producing the protein MNVKALERDLSQLTIQKNVFAAVSIILSIALTLSIGFLFFKNEKTIIVPPMIEKEFWINTNSVSSTYIEQFGVFLAQQILQKSSASATSQREVILKYTSPDFIGPLKNKLLNEEEALKKQNASYVFLPCDINADAKNLELKITGNRIVYVAQKQVSNEKETYILKFCFDGSRLLLSNLIINKDNS